The Planktothrix sp. FACHB-1365 sequence TTATCAAAAAATCAAAATTTGGAGGATAAAAACCCTATGTCAATGGTGAGTTTGCCCGGTTTGCAAGATATGATTAATAGTATTTCTCAGGAACGTAATTTACCTAAACAAGCGGTAGAAGAAGCGTTGCGAGAAGCGTTATTAAAAGGATATGAACGCTATCGACGGACGATTGAAATTCAGACTCAATTTAGTGACGATTATTTTGATAATTTTGATGTGGAGCTTGATGTTGATGAAGAAGGATTTCGGGTTTTAGCCAAGAATTTAATGATTGTTGAACAAGTCAGTAATCAAGATCACCAAATTGCCTTAAAAGATGTGCGGGAAGTCGCTCCCGAAGCCCAGTTAGGGGATACGGTTACGTTAGATGTTACCCCGGATCAAGGGGAGTTTGGTCGCATGGCTGCCATTCAAACGAAACAGGTTTTAGCCCAAAAACTCCGAGATAAGCAGCGTAAATTGATCCAAGAAGAGTTTAAAGAACTTGAAGGCACCGTGCTCCAAGCTAAAGTGCTGCGGTTTGAACGACAATCGGTGATTATGGAAGTGGCCAGTGGTTTTGGTCGGATGGCCGTTGAAGCGGAACTCCCCAAACGCGAACAACTCCCCAATGATAATTATCGAGCCAATGCGACTTTCCGAGTTTATTTGAAAAAAGTCTGTCAAGG is a genomic window containing:
- the nusA gene encoding transcription termination factor NusA, producing the protein MSMVSLPGLQDMINSISQERNLPKQAVEEALREALLKGYERYRRTIEIQTQFSDDYFDNFDVELDVDEEGFRVLAKNLMIVEQVSNQDHQIALKDVREVAPEAQLGDTVTLDVTPDQGEFGRMAAIQTKQVLAQKLRDKQRKLIQEEFKELEGTVLQAKVLRFERQSVIMEVASGFGRMAVEAELPKREQLPNDNYRANATFRVYLKKVCQGSQRGPQLLVSRADAGLVVYLFANEVPEIEDEVVRIVAVAREANPPSRHVGPRTKIAVDTLDRDVDPVGACIGARGSRIQVVVNELRGEKIDVIRWSPDPATYIANALSPARVDEVRLVNPEERRAHILVPEDQLSLAIGKEGQNVRLAARLTGWKIDIKDTAKYDAAAEDQKIAEELERQALAATDEDFDEFGEEE